CTGTCGCTGAGAAGAAATTTGTACCAAAGCACAGAGAGAGTTCTCAGCCTGTTTCCCGATGTGTTTTCTACACGGAGCAAATTACAGCATGAACACTGGTGGGGAAAGTTGGTGGGTGCTCTCTCATCCATTTTGAAGGGATGTGGTCCTGACCAGGCTTTCACCTAGAATCCACAGGAATTAAAATACCTGGCTGCGGAAACTAGCAGGGAAACTTCAAATTATTTCCATGATCTTTGCAACATAGAGATGAAACCTCTGAGAAAACACCCAAAGGCTTCAGCATCAAAAACGCAGGCGGGCTGTCTTTAGGTGTGCACGTTGTTCATAACACATTGCTCAATATTCCCAGGAATCACCAACAGTGAGAGTTTTACCTCAGTGAACAGCCTTTGTCACCTAAATTACATGTGTATGTGCTTGTTGTATGGGGAATACAGAACAGCCTTATTGCAATCCAACTGTAATTTGTGTGTATGCACAATGTGTACAACACTGTAGTTGCAACCACTAGATCTTGAGCACATTAGTTCTTAAACTTCTGCACTGATTCATAAACAGGCAGACAAAATCGGGcctttcattcattcattcttagaaataaaggaaagaatCAACTTTTTGACCTACTCCACTCAAAACTGTGATGTTTCTGCCTGGCTAAGGCAGATCTGCTTGTCCCATCCCGGGAGTGTCTCAACAGTTAATGGGTGCCTACAGAAGGTCTGGTATAAAGCTGGGGCAATCCTTTACAGCTGTGATCAACCATGATCAACACAGACCAACCTACTCCTCATTTCTTCCTCCCAGGAGTTTGTCATTTATTTAGCTATGTGTTCACAGCCAATCTAGATGGCTGCTTTACCAGTGTTGTACCTTGCTGCACAGGTGACAAAATTCTGGAGTGCTCTGGCTCCTGACAGTGTTCCGTGTAAGTGTTCATCCCACAACACATATTTTCCTGAACTGAGGCCCAGGGAAGATTGCAGGAATGGACCTGGAAGTATATCAAGAAATGCCCTGGATCTATTTGTGGTTTTGCTTGCTACCACCAAAAAGTGAAACAGAGTAGAAATTCTGCCCAAGGAGCCAGGAGAGTTCACACGACATCCTTTATCCCATGCTCTAAAGTGGTCTGCAGAACTACCTTAGTGGCTTAGTAGAGGTTCAAAACAGATGGTTTAATACTGCACAACTAACatacaattattattttagtgTGAAAAGCAAAGACTCCACCTCAATCCCCATCAGAACAGTAGATTTCAAAATAAACCGGAatttaattgattttctttaaTCTCTGCACAGATTTcacttcctttccctcctgaaatacatatatatatatatcctcCTGGAATATATATGTATTCACACTGGAAAAGATGAACAGTACACgcatgcacacacaaacacatcctCACATATAAACACACCAGAATGTCTTTCTCTTTTGCACAGACTCCCAGACAGGACTCTCTGACACATCCAccctcctcccagcacagctccctacACTCCAGCACTAGGCAGGgttgctgcctgccagcaggCCTGGGGATCCAGGCAGGCtcccacacccagcccagccccagtcccCCAGGACAGATCGTTGCCACCACAGCTCATCTGGCCCCTGCACTCCTGTGTGGGTCTTGACAGTAACACAGGCTGAGGTGCCTTTGCTCCTGAGCTCATAATTTGTGAGTCAGAGataaaacaaaagccaaaattaaGATGATGGGGGGTAGGGGAGGGTTGCACAGTCCTGGTTCATACAGCAGTGTAGAGCCACATGAGTCCTGCTAAACACTGCTGGTTGCTTTTGCTGCAGTTTACACAGAGTAGCTGACACTAAGCCCAGCCATGTGCTATAGTCAACTACTCCAGTCTCCTCAACTCCATCCCTGCATTTCTCCATGCTTTCTATTTTCACAAACCATGTAATCCTGCTTCTCTGCCTGTCCTTGACTCCTCCATACACCCTGCTCCTACacaccctcctcctgccccatgACAAGCAGGTGATGCCTTGCATCCCATTCAAAGTTCAGGTTACCCAGACAAGGCATGCATCCCTCCAAATTAGCTCAGGAGGTACTGCCCCTCCCTCCTTTAAGGCAGCAAGCTGTTCTGAGCAAGGTAATAGCTattcaggtttgtttttccttgtgaTGTTTTATTCTCATGAGAAAaatgagggaaggaaaggaaggaaagaaaggaaaggaaggaaaggaaggaaaggaaggaaaggaaggcCCTTCCTAGAGCCACCTACAGATCCTCACTGCTACTGTTTCAAACATTTCTTCTGTAATGACACTCTCCAACACACCAGCGGAGTAGTGAGGCTCTGGGTACAGACAAAATTATCGGTGAGAGGGAGGTGAAAGGAGAGCCAGCTCCTCTTACCTCGggatcagcagctgctgccagcacaggggaacCCCTGAAGGTCTCCGGACAAGCCATGGTGTTAAGCTGATTGAAGAGGCCTGTGGTCGCAGaagacacagcagggaccaGCCGAAAGTCGGGAAGGCTGTGCAGGCTCACTGCGGGTCTGTGTGCCGGCGTGCCTTCCCTTGCCGGCTAAGGCGGTCCCTGTTCCCTCCCCGGTcctgtttccagctgtttccCAAAAGAGAAGGTTTTGTTCAGATTGCTATGTGCTCGCACCCCGGGATGGAAACCGAGAAGGAGCGCTCGCCGAGAGGGGCAGCGAGCGGAGAAGAGTCGGGACAGCTCCGGCGGCGGCGGGTGCCCGGCGGGGGCTGCGGAGGGGCCGGGGCCAGCGGCCACGGCCGGGCGACTGCCCCTCGGAGGTGGCGAGTGGGGTCCTGGCCCCCGGCAGCTCCCGGGATGCTCCCTCTGCCCGGAGGAAAGGCAGtcaggcaggcagaggagagTCAGACGACTCTCCCCGGAGAAGATGACACCGCTCTTCCAGAAGCCTTGTCTTATTTCATGCCTGGGATTTATCGCATTCCGTTCGCCCTGTCCGCCCCACACCTCAAACGAGCCGGGGAGTTCCGCGCTGCCCGCTCCGCCCCGCACCGCCGTGCCATCCCAGCGGTGCCCGCCAGCGCGGTCCgcagggagcagggggagcttCTCCCCTTTACTGATGGCAACTTCTAGCTTTCCCTCCCCGGCGTTCTCTCCCCGTTTGACTCTGAGCTGTTGTTAAAAAGACACAccacctgctctgtgctgccagcgAGCGGGGAAGGAGGCACAAAGGCGGGGGATGGGAAGAAACAGTTTTGGCCGCAGACATagaagggaaattaaaataaataatctctttTCCCAGGAAGTGCCGGACTCGGCGCCTTGTGGGAGGACGGACTGAAGTGAGAGGtcagcacacacagagtgtGGGCAAAATGGTCTGTAACCCTCCCGCCTCTTGGTGTGCCAGGTTGGAAACGCGGACTTTCCCGAGTTTCTCTTAAGACGAGCTCAAGGACTGGTGCTTATGCATGTAGGAAGCCAATGCTTGGTTTCCCCGCTGCCTCCACCTCTGAAGATGGCTTTCTCCGAGCGCAGtcctccaggctggcaggacgaggctgtgccaccacccctgcccagcccagaaATGCGCGAGTCCCTCGGCAAGTCGGACCCCGGGGCGCTCAGTGATTGGGAGTGCGGCGTGTGTTAAAGCGGGTCAAAATTAGGATGTGCCTGGATGCTGCCCCGCGGgttatttccctttccttctttccgCTATAAGCCGTGCCCTCTGCTCCGAGGAAAGCCGGAGAGGAGCGGGTGTTGCCGGCAGCTCGgggcagctgcccccagcacaggcactgagCCGCTCGCTGACCCCTCCGCAGCGATTCACGGGGTGCCGGGCACCCCCATAaccccccggcccggcccctcagCACGGCCCCAAAACCGAGCGCTAGCCGAGGGAGTTTGAGAGGGAAACCACCGAGAGAGAAACCGAGAAAGAGCTTGGGGTAAGGATGTATGTGCGTGCGTGTGGGGAAGCCGGATCACTTGTGAAtggcttgaaaaaaaataattggggGAGGGCGTGGAGGGGGGGAAGCGGAAACTTTCCTATAAAACTCAGCAAAAGTCCCTCCTCTCCACGTCAGGCCAATGACACTGCTGCCCCCAAACTTTCCGCCAGCAGGAGCTATAAGAACCTCCAAGACTTCAACTTTCTCCCAATCCCAGACACCTCGAAGGGGCTCCAAGGAGGGATCGggagggatatttttttttttggttggcctttttatttttttcctcttggatcCTGATGCcatcccccctccccccaaagTGAGgtcctccctccttccttccctcctccttctcctcgCAGGCCAGCGAAGCAGCCGATCAAGGGGGAGCTGGCGGGTTAGGTGCCCCCCtcttctccctgccctcccccccCTCCCGGCCCGCTTCTCGCGTCTCCCCCCAGAGATGATGCAGCAGGACGAGTCAAACTCGCCAGTCTCCCCCGCCGACGACAGCTTGAGCAACAGCGAAGAGGAGCCGGACCGGCAGCAGCTGCCCAACAACAAGAGAGGGGGGCGCAAGCGCCGCTCCAGCCGCCGCAGCGCCGGCGGCGCCGTCGGGGCCGCGGACGAGCCCTGCAGCCCGGCCCAAGGCAAGCGGGGCAAGAAgtgcggggcgggcggcggcgggggcggcggcagcagcagcggcggcggcagcccCCAGTCCTACGAGGAGCTGCAGACCCAGCGGGTCATGGCCAACGTGCGGGAGCGGCAGCGCACGCAGTCGCTGAACGAAGCCTTCGCCGCCCTGCGGAAGATCATCCCCACGCTGCCCTCGGACAAGCTGAGCAAGATCCAGACCCTCAAGCTGGCGGCCAGGTACATCGACTTCCTCTACCAGGTCCTACAGAGCGACGAGCTGGACTCCAAGATGGCAAGCTGCAGCTATGTGGCCCACGAGCGGCTCAGCTACGCCTTCTCGGTGTGGAGAATGGAGGGCGCCTGGTCCATGTCCGCATCCCACTAGCAGGCGGCGTGCCCCGCCCGCATCCTCCCGGCAGGAGCCCTAGGTAAGGCAGGGCCCCCGAAGCGGCGGGAGGGAGGCGCGAAGCCGGGCACGCGTGGCCGTGGGGCGAGGGGCCCGCACCCCCCCGGAGGGGCCTGGCTACCcggggagctggaggt
The nucleotide sequence above comes from Oenanthe melanoleuca isolate GR-GAL-2019-014 chromosome 2, OMel1.0, whole genome shotgun sequence. Encoded proteins:
- the TWIST1 gene encoding twist-related protein 1; protein product: MTLLPPNFPPAGAIRTSKTSTFSQSQTPRRGSKEGSGGIFFFLVGLFIFFLLDPDAIPPPPKVRSSLLPSLLLLLAGQRSSRSRGSWRVRCPPLLPALPPLPARFSRLPPEMMQQDESNSPVSPADDSLSNSEEEPDRQQLPNNKRGGRKRRSSRRSAGGAVGAADEPCSPAQGKRGKKCGAGGGGGGGSSSGGGSPQSYEELQTQRVMANVRERQRTQSLNEAFAALRKIIPTLPSDKLSKIQTLKLAARYIDFLYQVLQSDELDSKMASCSYVAHERLSYAFSVWRMEGAWSMSASH